AGATGGAGGAGAGCTCCACTGCATTGAATGGTCAAACCAATCGGAAAAGTTGGGCATTGGCAATTCTACTGGTTCTGGGTAGCATTGAGGGGAATGAGGAACCTAACGCCAcgagaaaaaggaaaacagaAGATAGAGCAAATGTTAGACAAAGGGAAAGCAACAGTAAAAAGTTTCTAATCAACAAAATGcttaaaatttgatatcaacTTGTAGTGGATTGATTATTAAATGCTTCAATCAGGATTTAAATCATCTTAAAGcatgttatttttattgtataaaacaaaatgaaatagtaCATATTCAGTATTTGTTCTCAAAGCACCCCTCAGCTTCAAATACATGTAAccaaaacaaactaaaaaaggGGTCAGAAAGAAACATCATTACCTTTATCAGCTCTAGGATAGATATGGAATCTGCAGAGATAAAAtgttgttaggaattttatcaacataatctaataataataaccatCAACATGATAGTCAGGGAGATCCAAATTTAATTCACCAAAAGATTGAATAGGAATATGTTCagatatattttaaatcaactcATCTCACAAGAAATCCTTTTTGTCAAAAGTTACTAATGCCAACTTCAATGCCAAATGTCAATTATCTCTTCATTGTATTCTAATAAAGAGTGCTACAAATAAGTTACTCAAGAACTCACTCACATGTCAATATATCACATGCACAATCTCATCATAAGATTCAATACCACATTTTACTTGTAAGTTGTGACTGTAAAGTTAAAAACTATGACATTGATTTAATTGATGTCAAAATTACAAGGTAACCATCTTTTTGGTAGACTAAGACACTGATTTAATTACACCATAAAGATTTTCACAACTCATGCCATACATCGAATACTGAAGTAAAAGCCAGTTGCGATTACCATCTTGTGGAAGAACTGTCTCAAGATTGAAATTTCTCATAGTAGCATTTTGTGCCTCAATGCACTTCTTGTGATCATGCAAGAACATTTCCTCCTTTACATTAATATCTTGCTTGGGTAAATTCCTTTTCTTAACCGAGGCTTCAGGGTGGTGAAGTGAACTTTTGTTTGTTATATCATTTAGAGCTTTTCGACCTGCAATCCCTGAACcatctttctttccatttgtcTTAGAATTCTTCGACTTAGTAGTCTCTGTCCCAAGCAAACAAAAAGGGCATACAAAACTAACACAGTAAGAGAAGAGTGCAGTAGCCACCAATAATGTTACAGAATGCAAAGTCAATTTCTaaactttgaaaactttttcattgCTAATTCATAATGAATCAACTATAGTAGTTGGAAATTGGTGTTATAAGCagcataacataaaaattaaaaatgcttACTTTTAGAATGAAGATTCAAGTTTTCATCTTTGATAATCAGGTGGCCAGGAGCAACAAAATTAGCCATTATCCAATTTCACTTTTGTCAGAGAGCAAAGACTTTGATACTGGactctgcaaaacaaaataaaaaatttgtgtgaataaaaaacaaaaaggttaTGAACATCACGAGGAAGAAAAACCTTTGCTAGtgctaatattttcttttccataGCAAAATCCCATAAGGTTTCTAGGAAAGTGCCGTTTACTCCTATGTTTCCCAATTCCAAGTATCAATCAATCAAGTACACTAACTTTAATGAACATACCAATTCATAAACATTAAAGAAGTAGAATTCAGAAATATAACAAAAAGCAAACAGAAGCAATAGAACAAACCCGAAATCGCAGAAAGGTTAGAAGTAAAGACCGCGAATAGAGAGCAACGAAGATGAATGATGACGAGATGCAGAAGGACCCAAAACGTCACCGTTCGTTGGATTTTGAATTTTGTGTGGAATCCCGCTACGGCCGCATCGTTTATATATTTGAGGACTTTTGGACAACACAGCCCGTCacgaaattacaaaattaccaaCTTGCCTTCTTCCCTTTTAATTCCTAATAAACATTTTACCCCTTCACtaactttaaatataagaagaaaaaacttattcccactcattaaaaaatatttttttcttttactgaaACACATTTTACTCATTTTATTCGTCATCAAACTGTCAAGGGATCACATGATTTGAAGTATAGATCGAGGCTGGGTAACaatgaataaaattagttaattatatttaattagactaattttaataaaagacaatttttcaatttaatttttattggaatttgatataaaaataaataaaaaattactaaaattaacacttcaattaaataaaggatattttaaagatattaacattaaataaggtcaaattaattaaaattctcttatatttgagattagaggatatatatatatatatatatatatatatatatatatatacttatttaattatataaattaaattattttattttcttctttaataaGTTAAATTAGTTCCATCACTCTAAAAAAATAGGTTTGATTGACATTTGTTGAAAAAATTCTAGTCAATATTAACAATAAGATAGTTGTGATTAATATTCATCAAAGAAAATTCTAGGCCATGTAAgtcaaaaaacaaatattgactaaaaaatatcattaaacaacattggtaaaaaaaatttagtggacattgacaaaaaaaataacctaTGTTAATGTTGACCAAAAAATAACCCCTGGACCGAAAAAAATCCTAATCaacttctgaaaaaaaaaatgcttcagCTAACTTCagacaaaataattatgatctcAAACTCGACTTAAAAAATAACTCTGGTCGACATCTGCATTCCAAAGTAGTAGATGCCGGATTTAAGCTCAAAATGCGATGAGAGAAAGATATATTTATTCCaactttaatgaaaaaagtagTAATACTCCATATTGTTTGTAATGAGAGCAGCAAAGGAAACAAGGACCACATGCAACGATGCAATCATTTAGGATTTTAATGTTGCAAGTCCTTGCTCAATGACGGAACTAAAATACTCAAACTCCCCACTACTTGTAAATAACAAGCGAAGCTCTACCCCTCCTTCTTTGTCTCCACTTTCTGCAAGAGTCACACACAATATTCGGGGATGTAACATCATCTCCACTTTGTTAGGTTTTCCAAATCCAAAGTCAGTCCCATAAACATCAAATTTAGGTGACCCTGCAACTAGCATTGTACTTCCCAATACAAACATCTTCCTACTTAATTCCTTCCAGTTTTCTGCATCTTTAAGAGGTTCAGTTTTCATATCAGTTATTGCCCTTGCAATGCCCTTCACTGCCTTCACAAAACCACCTTCTCCCTTTAGCTCCTTTCTCTTGAGCATTGCATGACATCTTGTTAAGCAATTTCCAACGTATGTTGCTGGTATAGGATACTCAAAGCGATCTCTACAATCTGCTGCAAAACGAAAGTACTCCTCTTTCATGATCTCTTGTTCATCttcatcattattatcatcatgTCTATATTTT
The genomic region above belongs to Glycine max cultivar Williams 82 chromosome 14, Glycine_max_v4.0, whole genome shotgun sequence and contains:
- the LOC100798738 gene encoding protein PATRONUS 2, translated to MANFVAPGHLIIKDENLNLHSKKTTKSKNSKTNGKKDGSGIAGRKALNDITNKSSLHHPEASVKKRNLPKQDINVKEEMFLHDHKKCIEAQNATMRNFNLETVLPQDDSISILELIKVPHSPQCYPEPVELPMPNFSDWFDHSMQWSSPPSSPLSWDSPSSLAWQNEAVEFVLKEEIAVQV